AGACGGTTCAGTCGCTGGGACCAGTGGAGTCGGATGTAGACCTGCGGCAGTGGTCCGCCGATGCAGGGATGTATGGCTGGCCCGGTTACAAGGGAATGTCGGCTGCGCTGCGCACGTTCGCACTGCCTGCGGCGAAGGTCTCGCATGTGTTCGCGGGGCGGGGAAGTTTTGCCAATCTTGATGCGCTGACGGGGGCTTCGGGAAAAGGATCATTTACAGTTACAAATAACAATACGACAGTGACGGATGCCGATGCACCCTCTCTACTGCTGGATTTTGGCCGTGAAATGGCCGGCCGGCTGCTGGTGGAGTCGTCCTCTTCTGCGGTGAGCACGCTCTCGATCGCTTACGGCGAGTCGGAGATCGAGGCGCTATCGACGGGCATTAGCACAGGGCAGCAAGGCGGCAACTACCTGGGGACGAACCTGCTCGACGTGCCCGCGAACAGCGTGGCCCGTGGGCCGAAGTCGGGCTTCCGCTATGTGCGGATACGCTTTCTGCGCGGCGCCCCGGTGGTGGCGTTCAAGTCGATTCGCGTGGAGGGGATCTACTATCCCGTGACCTACGCGGGCAGCTTCGAGTCGTCGGACCCGCTGCTGAACCGCATCTGGGAGACGGGTGCTTACACCGTACACTTGTGTATGCAGGACGGCATCTGGGACGCAGTAAAGCGCGATCGTGGCCGTTGGGTCGGCGATATGGATGTGGAAGGCCGTGTGATCTCGACGGCGTTCGGCGACAGCGCGCTGATGCAGGAGACGCTGCGGGCACTGGTGCCTGCAGGCGGCGGCCCGGTCAATGGCATCACGAGCTACTCGGCGCTGTGGGTGACCTCGCTCTACAACCTCTACTGGCACGATGGGAATCGAGAGTTTCTCGCCAGTCAACATGATGCGCTGCTGCACATCCTCGCTAACATGGATGCGGGCCTCGACCCAGATGGGATGTTCACCAACGCCAAGCATCAGTGGCTCTTTGTCGATTGGTCGCCGGGCTTATATGCGGTGACGCGAGAGGCGATGATCGGCACCAACATGCAGTATGGGCTGGCGTATCGCGAGGCTGGCGAACTGCTGCTGAGACTGGGCGACAAGGCTAACAGCGAGAGGTATCGCCAGCAAGGCGAGAAGACGTTAGCCGCCGTGCGCAGCCGGTTTCGCGATACCGACGCGCCAACCTATGGTACGACGTGGCAGTTGAATGCACTGGCATTGCGAGCCGAGGACTACGACACGCAGGCGATGCAGCAGGTATGGTCGCGCGTGCTCTCGCACGTCAAGCAGGACGTGCCCACAGACCAGGTGGTGAGCCCTTACTTCAACCTGACGGTGCTGGATGCAATGGCGAAGTCGGGGCATGCGCGGGAGGCGCTCGACTGGATGCGTATGTATTGGGGAGGCATGTTGGCCGAGGGCGCGACGAGTTTCTGGGAGTCGTACGATCTGCGTTGGCCAAAGGGCAACTCGCACCTCTCACTACAGGCCGATGGCACCAGCGGTTACTTCGTCTCGCTCGCGCACGGTTGGTCCTCCGGGCCAACGGCGTGGCTGGCGGAGAACGTGCTCGGCATCACTCCGGCCAGCCCCGGATACGACAAGGTTGAGATCCGCCCGAACCTGCTGGGCCTCGAATACGCCAACGGATCCGTACCCACACCGCATGGGGTCATCGCGATCCACGTCGATCAGCAGAAGGGCATCGAGCTTGATCTGCCGGGCGATATCCAGGCGACGGTAGTGTATGGCAGCCAGACGCATAGCCTCAGCAAGGGCGGACACTACAGCTTCGCGGCGAACTAGACGCGGGTAAGTTTGCGTTCGACGAGCAGCAGGTGTTCGGCTACGAGAACCGTCTCGCCACGCTGATTCTTCACCTCGAGTCCTTCGACGACGATGCCGTGCGCGGGCCGCTTGGCGTCGTCGCGTAGCTCCCTGATGAAGACGCGGACGTGGATGGTGTCGTTGAGAAAGACCGGCCGCACGAAGCGCAGGCGATCGTACCCATAGCTCATGGCGCGCGGGTTGATGGCCCCGGCGGTCATGCCGACGGCCACGCTGAAGACCAGCGTGCCGTGAGCCATGCGCTGGCCGAAGGGCTGGGTCTTGCACCACTCCGCGTCCATGTGGTGCGGGTAGAAGTCGCCGGTCTGTCCGGCGTGCAGCACTACGTCGGTCTCGGTGATGGTGCGGCCGACGGTCTCGCGTTCGGTGCCGAGGATGAAGTCTTCGAAGAACATCTCGCTGGTCATAGTTCGTTCCTATAGGTTTCTGCGTGGTTCCGGTTAGCGGAACACACCCGCGTTGACATACCACTCGCAAACTTATCATCCTGATCGAGAGTGTGGACCATCTTCCTTCCCCTCCCAACGAGGCCATGATCGAGCTTACCGGTATTACCTGGAACCATACGCGCGGCTATCTGCCGATGGTCGCGACCGCGCAACGCTTCTCCGAGCTGCATCCCGAGGTCTCGATCACGTGGCAGAAGCGTTCGCTACAGCAGTTTGCTGACGCGCCGCTGGCCGATCTCGCCGCGCGCTTCGACATGATGGTGATCGACCATCCATCCATGGGCGAGGCCGCGCACGCCGGGCTTCTGCTGAAGCTGGACGAGCACCTGCCGCTGGAGTTTCTGGCCGATCAGGCTGCGAATTCGGTGGGCCAGTCGCACGCGAGTTACAACTACGAAGGCCACCAGTACGCGCTGGCGATTGATGCGGCGACGCCCGTGTCGGGTTGGCGACCGGACTTGCTCGCGCGAGCTGGGGTTGAAGCACCGAAGACCTGGGACGACCTGCTGACGCTCGCGCGGCGCGGACTGGTGACGGTGCCGGCGATCCCCATCGACAGTCTGATGAACCTCTTCATGCTGGCGAATGCGCTGGGCTCGGAGCCCTTTACGACGCGGGGTGAGGTGATCGCGGCCCCGCAGGGCATCGCGGCGCTCCGGATGCTTCGCGAGTTGGTGCAACTTAGCGCGCCGGGATCGATCGAGCGCAATCCGATCAAGACGTGGCAGTTACTGGCCGACTCGGACACGGTGGCATACTGCCCGTTTGCCTATGGCTACTCGAACTACGCACGGCTGGGTTATGGCGCGCATGTGCTGCACAATGGCGGTCTGGTGAGCTTCGAGGGCAAGACGTTGCGGTCGACGCTGGGAGGCGCGGGGCTGGCTATCTCGCGGAGTTGCAAGCATCTGGAGACAGCGCTGGCGTATGCCGAGTTCACGGCCTCCGAGTTGACGCAGAGGACGCTGTACGTGGAGTCGGGCGGCCAGTCAGGGCATCGCGCCGCGTGGCTGAGCGCCGAGGTGAACGCGCACACGCACGGCTTCTTCGCCAACACGCTGCCGACGCTCGATGCGGCGTGGGTACGTCCGCGCTGGCCGGGCTTTATCGGCTTTCAGGATGAGGCTTCGAACCTGGTGCATCACTACCTTGTGCACGGCGGAGAGGAGTTGCAGGTGCTTGAGAGCATGAATCAGGCGCTCAAACAGGCGGAGGGACGGGCATGATGAAGCCACTTGAAGGTCTATTGGTAATTGACTTTTCGCAGTTTCTCTCAGGCCCGTCGGCCAGCCTGCGGCTTGCGGATATGGGCGCGCGCGTCATCAAGATCGAGCGGCCGGGCGCGGGCGATCTCTGCCGTCAGCTTTACATCTCGAACCTCTCGCTCGACGGCGACTCAACGCTCTTTCACTCGATCAATCGCAACAAGCAGTCCTACGCCGCCGATCTTAAAAACCCGGCAGACCTTGAGATTATCCGCAAGTTGTTGCTGCGCGCCGATGTGATGATTCAGAACTTCAGGCCGGGCGTGATCGAGAAGATCGGTCTAGGCTACGACGCGGTGCGCGAGTTGAATCCGCGTCTGGTCTACGGTGAGATAACCGGCTACGGCAACACCGGCCCCTGGCGCACCAAGCCGGGGCAGGACCTGCTGGTGCAGGCGCTCTCGGGGCTGCCCTACCTGAACGGTGATGCCGCGCAGCCGCCGGTGCCCTTTGGGTTGGCGGTGGCGGATATGATGGCGGGCGCACATCTGGTGCAGGGACTGCTGGCCGCACTGGTGCGGCGCGGCATTACAGGGCTTGGCGGCAAGGTTGAGGTGTCGCTGCTGGAGTCGATTCTGGACCTTCAGTTCGAGGTATTGACGACCTACCTGAACGACGGCGGTAAGGCTCCCGAGCGCAGCGCCGTAAACAACGCCCATGCCTATCTGGGAGCGCCGTATGGCATCTACACGACGGCCGATGGTTACCTGGCGCTGGCGATGGGATCGATCCTGCGCCTGGGCGAGCTGCTCGATTGCCCCGCGCTGGCGACGTACACCGATCCGGCCTCGCTCTTC
This is a stretch of genomic DNA from Granulicella sp. WH15. It encodes these proteins:
- a CDS encoding alpha-L-rhamnosidase C-terminal domain-containing protein is translated as MLKLYRISIAILVAFVLSPLAQGQPAPLDPTRNLHAVAEPAHTPLPEEYIWTADDVTVLRPDHGKYPWNRPELRVQPHVFRAHFQVATLPHAATLYVAGPREAHVFVNGHKVDDFYLNIDEPIGFHVFHADAASALKVGDNVIAIEAVRGRGIVSGGGPLATQQLTYGEVVVAKIVPAAFGVNAPALVISNKNWRSSAKADEHWSDPGFDDSSWKTVQSLGPVESDVDLRQWSADAGMYGWPGYKGMSAALRTFALPAAKVSHVFAGRGSFANLDALTGASGKGSFTVTNNNTTVTDADAPSLLLDFGREMAGRLLVESSSSAVSTLSIAYGESEIEALSTGISTGQQGGNYLGTNLLDVPANSVARGPKSGFRYVRIRFLRGAPVVAFKSIRVEGIYYPVTYAGSFESSDPLLNRIWETGAYTVHLCMQDGIWDAVKRDRGRWVGDMDVEGRVISTAFGDSALMQETLRALVPAGGGPVNGITSYSALWVTSLYNLYWHDGNREFLASQHDALLHILANMDAGLDPDGMFTNAKHQWLFVDWSPGLYAVTREAMIGTNMQYGLAYREAGELLLRLGDKANSERYRQQGEKTLAAVRSRFRDTDAPTYGTTWQLNALALRAEDYDTQAMQQVWSRVLSHVKQDVPTDQVVSPYFNLTVLDAMAKSGHAREALDWMRMYWGGMLAEGATSFWESYDLRWPKGNSHLSLQADGTSGYFVSLAHGWSSGPTAWLAENVLGITPASPGYDKVEIRPNLLGLEYANGSVPTPHGVIAIHVDQQKGIELDLPGDIQATVVYGSQTHSLSKGGHYSFAAN
- a CDS encoding MaoC/PaaZ C-terminal domain-containing protein gives rise to the protein MTSEMFFEDFILGTERETVGRTITETDVVLHAGQTGDFYPHHMDAEWCKTQPFGQRMAHGTLVFSVAVGMTAGAINPRAMSYGYDRLRFVRPVFLNDTIHVRVFIRELRDDAKRPAHGIVVEGLEVKNQRGETVLVAEHLLLVERKLTRV
- a CDS encoding extracellular solute-binding protein codes for the protein MIELTGITWNHTRGYLPMVATAQRFSELHPEVSITWQKRSLQQFADAPLADLAARFDMMVIDHPSMGEAAHAGLLLKLDEHLPLEFLADQAANSVGQSHASYNYEGHQYALAIDAATPVSGWRPDLLARAGVEAPKTWDDLLTLARRGLVTVPAIPIDSLMNLFMLANALGSEPFTTRGEVIAAPQGIAALRMLRELVQLSAPGSIERNPIKTWQLLADSDTVAYCPFAYGYSNYARLGYGAHVLHNGGLVSFEGKTLRSTLGGAGLAISRSCKHLETALAYAEFTASELTQRTLYVESGGQSGHRAAWLSAEVNAHTHGFFANTLPTLDAAWVRPRWPGFIGFQDEASNLVHHYLVHGGEELQVLESMNQALKQAEGRA
- a CDS encoding CaiB/BaiF CoA-transferase family protein, yielding MMKPLEGLLVIDFSQFLSGPSASLRLADMGARVIKIERPGAGDLCRQLYISNLSLDGDSTLFHSINRNKQSYAADLKNPADLEIIRKLLLRADVMIQNFRPGVIEKIGLGYDAVRELNPRLVYGEITGYGNTGPWRTKPGQDLLVQALSGLPYLNGDAAQPPVPFGLAVADMMAGAHLVQGLLAALVRRGITGLGGKVEVSLLESILDLQFEVLTTYLNDGGKAPERSAVNNAHAYLGAPYGIYTTADGYLALAMGSILRLGELLDCPALATYTDPASLFDQRDEIKAILVQHLKHQTTGHWLAILEPADIWCADVLTWDQLFAHDGFKVLEMVQTVESRPGCDPSATMRTTRCPIRIDGELLTSSIAAPRIGEHNQVIAEEFGL